In Paenibacillus ihbetae, the following are encoded in one genomic region:
- the fumC gene encoding class II fumarate hydratase: MEYRIEKDTLGEVKVPADKLWAAQTQRSSENFRIGTETMPKEIIRAFAVLKKSAAIVNGKLGKLNEDKVWAITVAADEIIEGKHDEHFPLVVWQTGSGTQSNMNVNEVIANRGNQLLQEKGSDQRIHPNDDVNKSQSSNDTFPTAMHMAAVIAMEDSVLPSLQRLKKTLKEKSEEYKDLIKIGRTHLQDATPLTLGQEISGWHRMLEKCELMIASSIEPLRELAIGGTAVGTGINAHPKFGEMTAAEISLQIGKSYTSASNKFHSLTSHDEVVFAHGALKALAADLMKIANDVRWLASGPRSGIGELTIPANEPGSSIMPGKVNPTQSEALTMVVCQVMGNDATIGFAASQGNFELNVFKPVIIYNFLQSARLLSDAMDSFDRNCAVGIEANLDVIRGNMERSLMLVTALNPHIGYENAAAIAKRAHQEGTTLREAALASGLLTAEEFDRIVRPEEMIHPKE, encoded by the coding sequence ATGGAATACCGTATTGAGAAGGATACGCTAGGTGAGGTGAAGGTGCCTGCCGATAAGCTCTGGGCCGCCCAAACGCAGCGCAGCTCCGAGAATTTCCGGATCGGCACGGAAACGATGCCGAAGGAGATTATCCGGGCGTTCGCCGTGTTGAAGAAGAGCGCCGCGATTGTCAACGGCAAGCTTGGCAAGCTGAATGAAGACAAGGTCTGGGCCATTACCGTCGCAGCCGATGAAATCATTGAAGGCAAGCATGATGAGCATTTTCCCCTTGTCGTTTGGCAGACAGGCAGCGGCACGCAGTCCAATATGAACGTGAATGAAGTTATCGCGAACCGGGGGAACCAGCTGCTTCAGGAAAAGGGTAGCGACCAGCGCATTCACCCCAACGATGACGTGAATAAATCCCAAAGCTCCAACGACACCTTCCCGACGGCGATGCATATGGCTGCCGTTATCGCAATGGAGGACAGCGTGCTGCCGTCGCTTCAACGGCTCAAGAAGACGCTGAAAGAGAAGAGCGAGGAGTACAAGGATCTCATTAAAATCGGCCGCACGCATCTTCAGGATGCCACGCCGCTTACGCTGGGGCAGGAAATCAGCGGCTGGCATCGGATGCTGGAGAAATGCGAGCTTATGATCGCTTCCTCGATCGAGCCGCTGCGGGAGCTGGCGATCGGCGGCACGGCCGTCGGCACGGGCATCAATGCCCATCCGAAATTCGGCGAGATGACCGCGGCGGAAATCAGCCTGCAAATCGGCAAAAGCTACACCTCCGCCAGCAATAAGTTCCACTCGCTGACAAGCCATGACGAAGTGGTCTTTGCACACGGAGCGCTCAAGGCGCTGGCTGCCGATCTGATGAAGATCGCCAATGACGTGCGCTGGCTGGCGAGCGGGCCCCGCTCCGGCATCGGGGAGCTGACGATACCGGCCAACGAGCCGGGAAGCTCGATCATGCCGGGCAAAGTGAATCCGACCCAGAGCGAGGCGCTTACCATGGTGGTATGCCAGGTGATGGGGAACGATGCAACGATCGGGTTCGCGGCAAGCCAGGGCAATTTCGAGCTGAACGTATTCAAGCCGGTGATCATTTATAATTTCCTGCAATCCGCACGCCTGCTGTCGGATGCGATGGATTCGTTCGACCGGAACTGCGCGGTCGGCATCGAAGCGAATCTCGATGTCATCCGCGGCAATATGGAGCGTTCGCTCATGCTGGTAACGGCGTTGAATCCGCATATTGGCTACGAGAATGCGGCCGCGATCGCTAAACGCGCGCATCAAGAGGGCACGACCCTTCGGGAAGCGGCGCTGGCGAGCGGGCTGCTGACCGCCGAGGAATTCGACCGGATCGTGCGGCCGGAAGAGATGATCCATCCGAAGGAATAG
- a CDS encoding J domain-containing protein has translation MSVWDILGIEATSDITAIKRAYAKKLRLHHPEDDPEGYQRLREAYDSALKMAPYVEPEEEEPLDFAEPAAYEGGQTAESGGELGLGTDEGDYPASKPSSVSGYYGEPLHHAREPIPQDPIEQFIDEIDEIYDNFQARIDPEAWEDALNRDIVWDVERSGELQYALMDFLEDHRHLPRPVWQRLDDMFHFTENKEDLLEEYPDSLIEYIMSQINGTSELRYECFKENPAEDIDIEQYLDLREQGQYMIKEGELEEALDYLAHASEMYPHDPDLQLMLGKCHARTGNLTAADECFGQAIRLAPEELDGYWHRAQIRFEQADYSSALSDLEKVLDQEPENTDALSLKGRCYIGLEELDQARDILKQSNQLENPHIHSYIYLCMASNKHKYGQRHITAADRWRSWRSNLLFDTLMVLRLSWLYILVYLALQVVFDLHPVYTWLLIAVILWNTWKAIKVHWVLAT, from the coding sequence ATGAGTGTATGGGACATTTTAGGAATCGAGGCAACCAGCGATATAACAGCCATCAAAAGAGCCTATGCGAAAAAGCTGAGACTCCACCACCCGGAGGATGACCCTGAAGGCTACCAGCGCTTGCGCGAGGCTTATGATTCCGCGTTGAAAATGGCGCCTTACGTTGAGCCGGAGGAAGAAGAGCCTTTGGATTTTGCGGAGCCCGCCGCTTACGAAGGCGGCCAGACGGCGGAATCCGGCGGCGAGCTTGGGCTGGGGACGGACGAAGGCGATTACCCGGCATCTAAACCATCTTCGGTGTCCGGTTATTATGGAGAACCGCTTCACCACGCCCGCGAGCCGATTCCGCAGGACCCGATTGAGCAGTTCATCGATGAGATCGACGAAATTTATGACAATTTCCAGGCGCGCATTGATCCCGAGGCTTGGGAGGACGCGCTTAACCGGGACATCGTGTGGGATGTGGAGCGGAGCGGGGAACTGCAGTACGCACTGATGGACTTTCTGGAGGATCATCGCCATCTCCCTCGCCCGGTATGGCAGCGGCTTGACGACATGTTTCACTTCACGGAGAACAAGGAAGACCTGCTGGAGGAGTACCCCGATTCGCTCATCGAATATATCATGAGCCAAATTAACGGTACGTCCGAGCTGCGGTACGAGTGCTTTAAGGAGAATCCCGCCGAGGATATTGATATCGAGCAGTATCTTGACCTGAGGGAACAGGGGCAATACATGATAAAGGAAGGCGAGCTGGAAGAAGCCCTCGACTATTTGGCCCACGCCAGCGAGATGTACCCTCATGATCCCGACCTTCAGCTTATGCTCGGTAAATGCCATGCGCGGACCGGCAATCTGACCGCCGCGGACGAATGCTTCGGTCAAGCCATCCGGCTGGCGCCTGAGGAGCTTGATGGATATTGGCACCGGGCCCAGATCCGGTTCGAGCAGGCTGATTATTCGTCCGCATTGAGCGACCTCGAGAAGGTGCTGGACCAAGAGCCGGAAAATACCGATGCGCTCAGCCTGAAAGGACGCTGTTATATAGGACTTGAGGAGTTAGATCAGGCACGGGATATCTTGAAACAGTCCAATCAGCTCGAGAATCCCCATATCCACTCGTATATCTACCTGTGTATGGCGTCTAACAAGCATAAATACGGCCAGAGACACATCACAGCCGCTGACCGGTGGCGGTCATGGAGAAGCAATCTGTTATTCGATACGCTCATGGTGCTCCGCTTAAGCTGGCTCTACATTCTGGTCTATCTAGCTTTGCAAGTAGTCTTCGACCTGCACCCGGTATATACTTGGCTGCTGATTGCCGTCATCCTGTGGAACACCTGGAAGGCCATCAAAGTGCATTGGGTACTTGCAACCTAG
- a CDS encoding DUF1266 domain-containing protein yields the protein MKGFSRKHKKRIELYLRCLSSVCIDSMLGYYYIPYEFHPSERWLRKGVMKRALADWKITDAASLRERIDFLLNDGHCQEYLDVHNRLSALTLKARERYLEDAKDDPDYKKMAVVGKWMGMLPSADIAALGGGWAILLSRIGRIYRFLSEEEAWEIKQKAAALLQQHYRSWDEYLTAFAAGTHFIKEDIAMKHSHHVISRASNILGGSKLAYNKVPWDLSLLPDKSASGSMSASV from the coding sequence ATGAAAGGATTCAGCCGCAAGCACAAGAAACGAATCGAGCTCTATCTCCGCTGCTTGTCCAGCGTTTGTATCGATAGCATGCTGGGTTATTATTATATTCCTTATGAATTTCACCCCTCGGAGCGTTGGCTGCGAAAAGGCGTGATGAAAAGAGCGCTGGCCGACTGGAAGATCACGGACGCGGCCTCTCTTAGAGAGCGTATCGATTTTTTGCTAAACGACGGCCACTGCCAGGAATACCTGGACGTTCATAACCGTTTGTCCGCCCTGACCCTCAAGGCACGCGAGCGTTATCTCGAGGACGCCAAAGACGACCCCGATTACAAAAAAATGGCCGTTGTCGGCAAATGGATGGGGATGCTGCCATCAGCCGATATCGCCGCTTTAGGCGGGGGCTGGGCCATCCTTCTTAGCCGGATTGGGCGGATCTACCGCTTCCTGAGCGAAGAGGAGGCCTGGGAGATCAAACAAAAGGCAGCGGCCCTCCTGCAGCAGCATTACCGAAGCTGGGACGAATATCTTACCGCTTTTGCGGCCGGCACGCATTTTATAAAAGAGGATATCGCAATGAAGCACTCCCACCATGTTATAAGCAGGGCCAGCAACATACTCGGGGGCAGCAAGCTTGCCTACAATAAAGTGCCTTGGGATCTAAGCCTGCTGCCGGACAAGTCCGCTTCGGGCAGCATGTCAGCTTCGGTCTGA
- a CDS encoding molecular chaperone HscC — translation MTMIGIDLGTTNSLAAYWAEDRAAIIPNVLDEHLTPSVVSVDDNGEILVGRVAQERLITHPHATAATFKRFMGTEKTYVLGPHTFTPEELSSFIIKALKADAEAYLGEPVTEAVISVPAYFNDTQRKATKTAAELAGLKVERLISEPTAAAVAYGLHQESPETKFLVFDLGGGTFDVSILELFEGIMDVKSIAGDNFLGGEDFTELLFTHFLHTHSLNAEELNAKTKSLVYKQAEMCKRALGQENEAKMTVPAETGSLELRISRTEFEKLAQPLLLRLRQPIERALRDASLTPSELDAIILIGGATRMPLIRSVIGRMFGRMPYSNIHPDETVAIGAAIQTALKQRNQALEEMILTDVCPYTLGTSVVREMGGGQYSTGHFLPIIERNTPIPVSRVERLYTISDNQRQMTVDVYQGESRRVENNIKLGELRIKIPPAPAGEQSIDVRYTYDINGILEVEVISVATGEKKRAVIESNAGSMTKEQIEARLAELKDIKIHPRDRTENRLLIARGERLYEESLGDRREMIARLIQQFEMQLQTQNEQVVKQAAEALKEQLDQIERWMDLT, via the coding sequence ATGACGATGATCGGTATTGATCTTGGGACGACAAACAGCCTTGCGGCTTATTGGGCCGAGGACCGGGCGGCAATCATCCCGAACGTGCTCGACGAGCATCTGACGCCTTCGGTCGTAAGCGTTGACGATAATGGGGAGATCCTGGTCGGCCGGGTTGCGCAGGAGCGGCTTATCACGCATCCGCATGCGACAGCAGCGACGTTCAAGCGATTTATGGGGACGGAAAAAACCTATGTGCTCGGCCCTCACACCTTCACGCCGGAAGAGCTCTCATCCTTTATCATCAAAGCGCTGAAGGCCGATGCCGAGGCTTATTTGGGCGAGCCGGTGACGGAGGCCGTCATCAGCGTTCCTGCCTACTTCAACGACACCCAGCGCAAGGCAACGAAGACGGCCGCGGAATTGGCCGGTCTCAAGGTGGAGCGGCTCATCAGCGAGCCGACGGCCGCGGCAGTTGCCTATGGATTGCATCAGGAGAGCCCCGAAACGAAATTTCTCGTATTCGACCTGGGCGGCGGCACATTCGATGTGTCCATACTCGAATTGTTCGAGGGCATTATGGATGTGAAATCCATTGCCGGCGATAACTTTCTGGGGGGCGAAGATTTTACGGAGCTCCTCTTTACGCACTTTTTACATACGCATAGCTTGAATGCCGAGGAGCTCAACGCCAAAACGAAATCGCTGGTCTATAAGCAGGCCGAAATGTGCAAGCGGGCCCTTGGTCAGGAGAACGAAGCCAAGATGACCGTCCCTGCCGAAACCGGCAGCTTGGAGCTGCGCATAAGCCGGACGGAGTTCGAGAAGCTGGCCCAGCCGCTTCTGCTCCGCCTGCGCCAGCCGATCGAGCGTGCGCTGCGGGATGCCTCCCTTACACCTTCCGAATTGGACGCCATCATTCTTATCGGCGGCGCTACGCGCATGCCGCTGATTCGCAGCGTCATCGGCCGGATGTTCGGACGGATGCCTTACAGCAACATCCATCCCGATGAAACGGTGGCGATCGGCGCGGCGATCCAAACGGCGCTGAAGCAGCGCAACCAGGCGCTTGAAGAGATGATTTTAACGGATGTGTGCCCTTACACGCTCGGTACCAGCGTTGTGCGGGAGATGGGAGGCGGCCAATATTCAACCGGACATTTCCTCCCGATCATTGAACGGAACACGCCGATACCGGTCAGCCGGGTCGAGCGCCTCTACACGATTTCCGATAATCAGCGGCAAATGACCGTCGACGTGTATCAAGGGGAGAGCCGGCGCGTGGAGAACAACATCAAGCTCGGCGAGCTCCGGATCAAAATTCCGCCGGCCCCGGCGGGGGAGCAGAGCATCGACGTGCGCTACACGTACGACATCAACGGCATTTTGGAGGTCGAGGTGATCAGCGTCGCAACCGGCGAGAAAAAGAGAGCGGTCATCGAAAGCAACGCCGGCTCCATGACCAAGGAGCAGATCGAAGCCCGGCTTGCCGAGCTGAAGGATATCAAGATCCATCCCCGGGATCGTACGGAGAACCGGCTGCTGATCGCAAGAGGCGAGCGGCTGTACGAGGAATCGCTGGGCGACCGCCGAGAGATGATTGCCCGGCTGATCCAGCAGTTCGAGATGCAGCTGCAGACGCAAAACGAGCAAGTGGTTAAACAGGCCGCCGAAGCGCTTAAGGAGCAGCTGGATCAGATCGAAAGGTGGATGGATTTAACATGA
- a CDS encoding PTS sugar transporter: protein MNRQIAIIGSSGGNLYNLGGKEPRKLLDEILVQMESAGLSCGALQFIAAGVSMDAAKETTPAALYSWSSSQGAPVIIAEGTLQQVNQAAERLDREIAEQIELGEIDGIIVMSADPEGSNRHAVEACAKYKLPVTGTGGTSMAMIQAKGVHVIAASGTTGTTNRTRAVTFVTSLSKHWRIPYRPVIGTAQVSSSSGSGGSASPWRRINIRGMMMASLPGFIGMALVLAVSKIPGLSALSEVFDLMIKALPVILAAIAAKQVSELDEVSIVAGIVAGILSVEGGIIGGIIGGIGAGIIVHYLFRKCVEWRFPATTVNIVAGGISGLIAGLIVYFLIAPIALSAGEGIRTLIETLVSWSPVMAGLIAGLLIWPAIIGGVYHAAILPIVLLEMETTSNSFLGAVDMVGLVMVSAGITLANMIAPRDKGEAAVAAPGFAMNMGFGTFVEAAYPFMFSSKLVFAGAIASAGLGGMLVGLFGVRGTAYVPSFVGPITSNNTFGFLISMLASLLCSFLITFFVNKMSVYRSTKGTIGM from the coding sequence ATGAATCGTCAAATTGCCATAATCGGGAGCAGCGGCGGCAATCTGTACAATTTGGGCGGCAAGGAGCCCCGCAAACTGCTGGACGAAATCCTGGTGCAGATGGAGAGCGCGGGGCTGTCGTGCGGAGCGCTGCAGTTCATTGCCGCCGGGGTTTCTATGGATGCTGCGAAGGAGACCACACCTGCGGCGCTCTACAGCTGGAGCTCTTCGCAGGGAGCACCTGTCATAATCGCTGAGGGCACTCTGCAGCAGGTCAATCAAGCTGCAGAACGGCTGGATCGGGAAATTGCCGAGCAGATTGAGCTCGGAGAGATAGACGGAATCATTGTCATGAGCGCTGACCCGGAAGGCAGCAACCGCCATGCGGTGGAAGCCTGCGCCAAATACAAGCTGCCGGTGACCGGAACCGGCGGCACCTCGATGGCAATGATTCAGGCGAAAGGCGTCCACGTGATTGCCGCTTCCGGCACGACGGGAACGACGAACCGGACCCGTGCCGTTACGTTCGTCACTTCGCTCAGCAAGCATTGGCGGATTCCGTACCGCCCGGTGATCGGCACAGCCCAGGTATCTTCCTCTTCCGGTTCGGGAGGCAGCGCATCGCCCTGGCGCAGAATTAATATTCGCGGCATGATGATGGCATCGCTCCCCGGCTTTATCGGGATGGCATTGGTGCTGGCTGTGAGTAAAATCCCCGGCTTGTCGGCATTATCCGAGGTATTCGACCTGATGATCAAAGCGCTGCCGGTCATTCTTGCCGCTATCGCAGCCAAGCAGGTGTCGGAACTGGACGAGGTATCGATCGTGGCCGGTATCGTGGCCGGCATCCTGTCCGTAGAGGGAGGCATCATCGGGGGCATCATCGGGGGGATCGGCGCCGGGATCATCGTCCATTACCTGTTCCGTAAATGCGTGGAATGGCGCTTCCCCGCCACAACGGTCAATATCGTCGCCGGAGGCATATCCGGCCTTATTGCCGGGCTGATCGTCTACTTCCTCATTGCGCCGATTGCGCTCAGCGCGGGTGAAGGCATCCGCACGCTGATCGAAACGCTCGTCTCCTGGAGCCCGGTCATGGCGGGTCTGATTGCCGGCCTGCTTATCTGGCCTGCCATCATCGGCGGCGTATACCATGCCGCCATCCTCCCTATTGTTCTGCTGGAAATGGAGACGACGAGCAACAGCTTCCTGGGTGCCGTCGATATGGTGGGCCTGGTCATGGTATCGGCAGGAATCACGCTGGCCAACATGATCGCTCCCCGCGACAAGGGAGAAGCGGCAGTTGCGGCCCCGGGATTCGCCATGAATATGGGCTTCGGCACATTCGTTGAAGCCGCGTATCCCTTCATGTTCTCCAGCAAGCTGGTCTTTGCAGGCGCGATTGCTTCAGCCGGTCTCGGCGGCATGCTCGTCGGACTGTTCGGCGTTCGGGGAACGGCCTACGTGCCTTCCTTTGTCGGTCCGATCACATCCAACAACACGTTCGGCTTCCTGATCTCGATGCTGGCAAGCCTGCTCTGCTCCTTCTTGATCACCTTCTTCGTGAACAAGATGTCCGTCTACCGGAGCACCAAGGGAACGATCGGCATGTAA